The Dyella caseinilytica genome has a window encoding:
- a CDS encoding DUF4055 domain-containing protein has product MSLQVNEACAPINNLAVTWKVLDALMGGTRTMRAAGHTLMPRWPAEDIDAHKARVETATLFPAYRRTVSVMSGKPFAKPLALRDSNSDFDKWAEDIDLQGMSLNNFAAEMFAEVVGYGLAGILVDFPRVDGTETTTRAALEATGARPYWVRVKHHQILGWQAQIQSGKMRLTQLRILETYEQADGLFATKWLPQVRVLSPGAWEIWREDADGKGWGIFDKGTTTLEDIPYVPLYGIRDGFMIGRAPLEDLAYLNVKHWQSQSDQDTIMHVARVPILALSGADDDTKLSVGAATAVKLPQGAKLEYVEHTGQAIGAGVSAINALEEQMIQTGAELMVKKPGARTATESANDAEANKSDLQRMAEQFEDAIDLALHYTAQWAKQSTVPTAKLFSDYGAATMGEASGALIKDLHLSGVITSETAIVELQRRGILSDDVDPAVEAANAEAEMTASLPPAPMAGAGAETNVANG; this is encoded by the coding sequence AAGCATGCGCACCGATCAACAACCTGGCCGTAACTTGGAAGGTGCTGGATGCGCTTATGGGCGGCACGCGCACGATGCGCGCAGCGGGGCATACACTCATGCCCCGCTGGCCTGCTGAAGATATCGACGCACACAAGGCGCGCGTGGAAACGGCAACGCTGTTTCCTGCCTACCGTCGCACTGTGTCAGTGATGAGCGGAAAGCCGTTTGCGAAGCCGCTTGCACTGCGCGATTCAAACTCCGACTTTGACAAGTGGGCGGAGGATATCGATCTGCAGGGCATGAGCCTGAACAATTTCGCGGCGGAAATGTTCGCGGAAGTTGTCGGCTATGGCCTGGCCGGTATCCTGGTGGATTTCCCCCGTGTAGATGGAACCGAGACCACTACACGGGCGGCACTTGAGGCGACTGGTGCGCGGCCGTACTGGGTACGCGTCAAGCATCATCAGATTTTGGGATGGCAAGCGCAGATCCAGAGCGGAAAGATGCGCCTAACGCAGTTGCGCATTCTCGAAACGTACGAACAGGCAGACGGCTTGTTTGCAACCAAGTGGCTTCCGCAGGTTCGAGTGTTGTCGCCTGGCGCTTGGGAAATTTGGCGCGAGGATGCGGACGGCAAAGGTTGGGGCATCTTCGACAAGGGCACCACCACGCTTGAAGATATCCCGTACGTTCCGCTGTACGGCATCCGCGACGGATTCATGATTGGACGTGCTCCGCTTGAGGACTTGGCATACCTCAACGTCAAGCACTGGCAGAGCCAAAGCGACCAGGACACCATCATGCACGTTGCGCGCGTGCCGATCCTCGCGCTGTCCGGTGCCGATGACGACACCAAGCTTTCAGTGGGCGCGGCAACGGCTGTGAAGCTGCCGCAGGGCGCTAAGCTTGAATATGTCGAGCACACCGGCCAGGCCATCGGTGCTGGCGTGTCGGCCATCAACGCGCTTGAGGAACAGATGATCCAAACCGGCGCGGAACTGATGGTAAAGAAGCCGGGCGCACGCACTGCCACCGAGTCGGCCAATGATGCAGAGGCGAACAAGTCCGACTTGCAGCGCATGGCCGAACAGTTTGAGGATGCAATAGACCTTGCGTTGCACTACACGGCGCAATGGGCGAAGCAATCGACTGTGCCCACGGCAAAGCTGTTCAGCGATTACGGCGCGGCCACGATGGGCGAAGCGTCCGGCGCACTCATCAAAGACTTGCACCTGTCTGGCGTTATCACCAGTGAAACGGCCATTGTCGAGCTGCAGCGTCGCGGCATCCTGTCCGACGACGTGGACCCGGCAGTAGAGGCGGCCAACGCAGAAGCGGAAATGACGGCATCACTACCGCCAGCACCTATGGCTGGCGCGGGAGCAGAAACGAATGTCGCAAACGGCTAA